The following proteins are co-located in the Heliorestis convoluta genome:
- the spoIIIAD gene encoding stage III sporulation protein AD, which yields MEILQVVGVGIIATVLLVVIRRQRPEMAVQLSIAAGVILFLFILTKISAILQVLDDLAHQAQINRYYLTTLLKIVGVAYIAEFGAQICRDAGESAIASKVELAAKILVMVMALPIILALIETLINLLPQGGGP from the coding sequence CAAGTCGTAGGCGTTGGTATTATCGCCACGGTCCTACTCGTTGTAATTCGCAGACAAAGACCAGAAATGGCTGTGCAATTGAGCATCGCCGCAGGTGTTATACTGTTTCTTTTCATACTGACCAAAATATCGGCCATCCTTCAGGTGCTAGATGATCTAGCCCATCAAGCTCAAATCAATCGCTACTATCTTACGACACTGCTAAAAATTGTTGGTGTTGCGTACATTGCAGAATTTGGCGCTCAGATCTGCCGCGACGCTGGAGAATCAGCCATTGCCTCTAAAGTTGAATTGGCTGCCAAAATCCTTGTCATGGTTATGGCCTTGCCTATTATTCTTGCTTTGATCGAGACACTGATTAACCTCCTACCACAAGGAGGTGGACCATGA
- the spoIIIAE gene encoding stage III sporulation protein AE yields MKARSQKVIVLLFFFLLACPWSLSLGEAQESPFSLQDSLSSPDTTQAVEETIEAIDLSALQQFLDELERDKGRFLPSINFSTLFQDLRDGKVSFSLSALLQAVLTYLFHEVLANTALMGQLIILAVVVAILNHMQATFDGSTTSKVAFAAGYMVLITIALHSFHSAVQTGRNAIDDMVQFMQAILPIMLTLLTAMGGFASGALFHPIILGTITVISTLIKNWIFPLIFFATVLGIINHISPSFKTKNLYNLVKDGYKLLMGLLITLFLGVISIYGAVGAVADGLTLRTAKYATDAFIPVVGGLVTDTFELLINSSLLLKNGIGILGALIIIVLTVLPALKILAMVIVYRLVGAILQPMGDSPLADSLDIIGNSLALIFGAVATVGMMFFLALTIVVGAGNVTVMMR; encoded by the coding sequence ATGAAAGCTCGGAGTCAAAAAGTCATCGTGCTTCTCTTTTTTTTCCTGCTAGCTTGTCCTTGGAGCCTCTCTCTCGGAGAGGCGCAAGAAAGCCCCTTCTCTTTACAAGATTCCTTATCATCACCAGATACGACCCAAGCCGTGGAAGAAACAATCGAAGCTATCGATCTTAGTGCCTTACAACAATTTCTTGATGAACTTGAGCGAGATAAAGGTCGATTCCTTCCTTCTATTAACTTTAGCACTTTGTTTCAGGACCTCCGAGACGGTAAAGTGAGCTTCTCTCTCTCGGCACTTTTACAAGCCGTCTTAACCTATCTTTTCCATGAAGTTTTAGCGAACACAGCATTAATGGGGCAATTGATCATACTTGCTGTCGTTGTAGCCATTCTCAACCACATGCAGGCTACTTTTGATGGGAGCACCACGTCTAAAGTTGCTTTTGCCGCTGGTTACATGGTTCTTATTACCATCGCCTTACATAGTTTTCATAGTGCTGTTCAAACAGGACGCAATGCCATTGATGACATGGTTCAATTCATGCAAGCCATACTTCCGATCATGCTTACCTTGCTAACAGCCATGGGTGGTTTTGCCTCGGGGGCGCTTTTTCATCCTATCATTCTCGGCACCATCACAGTCATTAGCACATTGATAAAAAACTGGATTTTTCCGCTTATCTTCTTTGCCACTGTCTTAGGAATTATTAACCATATCTCTCCGAGTTTTAAGACCAAAAACCTTTACAATCTCGTTAAAGATGGTTACAAGCTTTTGATGGGCTTGCTTATTACGCTCTTTCTCGGTGTGATCAGCATTTATGGTGCTGTTGGTGCTGTAGCCGATGGTCTTACTTTGCGTACAGCCAAGTATGCCACCGATGCTTTCATTCCTGTTGTTGGCGGTCTTGTTACCGATACTTTTGAACTTCTGATCAACTCATCGCTTCTGTTGAAAAATGGTATCGGTATTCTAGGTGCTTTGATCATCATTGTCCTTACGGTCTTACCGGCTCTCAAAATACTAGCCATGGTTATCGTGTATCGACTCGTTGGTGCCATTCTCCAACCGATGGGTGACAGTCCTCTTGCCGACAGTCTTGATATCATAGGCAACAGTCTCGCTCTCATATTTGGTGCCGTTGCCACTGTCGGTATGATGTTCTTCTTGGCGCTCACGATTGTTGTAGGCGCAGGAAACGTTACTGTTATGATGCGATAG